One genomic segment of Chitinibacter sp. FCG-7 includes these proteins:
- the cheZ gene encoding protein phosphatase CheZ — MSDPAMQGGDSVDLEALFDSIVQANQTDSTDAPPVPPAQTVQQEPQTASTEMVEPAKSMFSHIGHLTRKLHDTLRELGLDKSLESAASSIPDARDRLSYVATMTEQAAERTLNALDVAKPLQDNITAQSQLLAKEWDRFYAKQLSVDEFKQLVEKTRQHLTDTVSQSEQVSNQMLEIMMAQDFQDLTGQVIKKVLAMAKEMEAHLLDFLLMFSPNAGKVEDTGLLNGPVVKAEGRTDVVTNQEQVDDLLESLGF, encoded by the coding sequence TTGTTCAGGCAAATCAAACCGATAGCACCGATGCTCCTCCTGTGCCCCCTGCACAAACTGTGCAACAAGAGCCACAAACAGCCTCTACCGAAATGGTTGAACCTGCCAAGTCGATGTTCTCACATATCGGGCATTTAACACGAAAATTGCACGATACCCTGCGCGAACTTGGCTTGGATAAATCACTTGAATCTGCTGCTAGTTCAATTCCAGACGCCAGGGATCGGCTTTCTTACGTTGCAACAATGACTGAGCAAGCTGCAGAACGCACACTAAATGCACTGGATGTAGCAAAGCCCTTGCAAGACAATATCACAGCCCAATCACAGCTATTGGCAAAAGAATGGGATCGCTTCTATGCGAAACAATTATCGGTTGACGAATTTAAGCAACTTGTAGAAAAAACGCGTCAACATTTAACAGATACGGTTTCCCAATCCGAGCAGGTGAGTAATCAGATGCTTGAGATCATGATGGCTCAGGATTTCCAAGATTTAACCGGCCAAGTGATCAAGAAAGTGTTGGCAATGGCCAAAGAAATGGAGGCTCATCTGTTGGACTTCTTGCTGATGTTTAGTCCGAATGCAGGAAAGGTGGAAGATACAGGATTGCTCAATGGCCCAGTAGTAAAAGCCGAAGGGCGCACCGATGTAGTAACCAACCAAGAACAAGTTGATGACTTATTAGAAAGCCTCGGCTTCTAA